One stretch of Mangifera indica cultivar Alphonso chromosome 9, CATAS_Mindica_2.1, whole genome shotgun sequence DNA includes these proteins:
- the LOC123225516 gene encoding calpain-type cysteine protease DEK1-like isoform X2, which translates to MEGDERGILLACAISGSLFAVLGSASFSILWAVNWRPWRLYSWVFARKWPNILQGPQLGVICRVLSLLAWMVVLSPVAVLIMWGCWLIVILGRDIVGLAIIMAGTALLLAFYSIMLWWRTQWQSSRAVALLLLLAVALLCAYELCAVYVTAGLNASERYSPSGFFFGVSAIALAINMLFICRMVFNGNGLDVDEYVRRAYKFAYPDGIEMGPLACLPELPDPNELYPRQSSRASHLGLLYFGSLVVLFVYSILYGLTAKDARWLGAVTSAAVIILDWNMGACLYGFKLLQNHVAALFVAGASRVFLICFGVHYWYLGHCISYAVVASFLLGAAVSRHLSVTNPLAARRDALKSTVIRLREGFRRKEQNSSSSSSVGCGSSMKRSSSAEEGHIGNIIEASGQSAGQCIGDASHWNNGLFCRNASSHEGIHSDKSMDSGRPSIALRSSSCRSVIQEPEAGSSFAEKNYDQNNSLVVCSSSGLDSQGCGSSTSASANQQMLDVNLALAFQERLNDPRITSLLKRRARQGDRELTSLLQDKGLDPNFAMMLKEKSLDPTILALLQRSSLDADRDHCDNTDVTIIDSNSVDNVMPNQISLSEELRLHGLEKWLQLSRFFLHHVAGTPERAWVLFSFVFILETISVAIVRPRTIRIVNATHQQFEFGFAVLLLSPVVCSIMAFLRSLQAEDVAMTSKPRKYGFIAWLLSTSVGLLLSFLSKSSVLLGLSLTVPLMVACLSVAIPIWIHNGYQFWVSQVESATSAAGNDRPPGRKEGVVLVVCIILFAGSVLALGAIVSAKPLEDLNYKGWTGDSHGSASPYASSVYLGWVMASVIALLVTGVLPIVSWFATYRFSLSSAICVGIFAAVLVAFFGASYLEVVKSRDDQVPTKGDFLASLLPLVCIPALLSLCCGLLKWKDDGWRLSQGVYVFVTIGLLLLLGAISAVIVVIKPWTVGVAFLLLLLLIALAIGVIHHWASNNFYLTRTQMFFVCFVAFLLGLAAFLVGWFDDKPFVGASVGYFSFLFLLAGRALTVLLSPPIVVYSPRVLPVYVYDAHADSGKNVSVAFLVLYGVALAIEGWGVVASLKIYPPFAGAAVSAIALVVAFGFAVSRPYLTLKMMEDAVNFLSKDTVVQAISRSATKTRNALSGTYSAPQRSASSTALLVGDPSATRDKQGNLMLPRDDVMKLRDRLRNEEFLAESFFCRMRYGRFCHDLASDYDHRREMCTHARILALEEAIDTEWVYMWDKFGGYLLLLLGLTAKAEQVQDEVRLRLFLDSIGFSDLSAKKIKKWMPEDRRQFEIIQESYIREKEMEEEILMQRREEEGRGKERRKALLEREERKWKEIEASLISSIPNAGSREAAAMAAAVRAVGGDSVLEDSFARERVSNIAHRIRTAQLARRALQTGITGAVCVLDDEPTTSGRHCGQIDQSISQSKRVSFSIAVMIQPESGPVCLLGTESQKKICWEILVAGAEQGIEAGQVGLRLITKGDRQTIAKDWSISATSIADGRWHIVTMTIDADLGEATCYLDGVYDGYQTGLALSVGNSIWDLGTEVYVGVRPPTEMDLFGRSDSEGAESKMHIMDVFLWGRCLTEDEVAALYAAICSAEFSMDEYPEDNWQWADSPPRVDEWDSDPADVDLYDRDDIDWDGQYSSGRKRRADRDGMVIHVDSFARKFRKPRMETQEEIHQRMLSVELAVKEALIARGERQFTDQEFPPNELSLFVDPENPTPKLQVVAEWMRPSEIVKDSRLDCRPCLFSGAVNPSDVCQGRLGNCWFLSAVAVLTEVSQISEVIITPEYNEEGIYTVRFCIQVLSS; encoded by the exons ATGGAAGGTGATGAACGAGGGATATTGTTGGCTTGTGCAATTTCGGGAAGCCTATTTGCAGTTTTGGGTTCAGCTTCATTTTCGATTCTCTGGGCTGTGAATTGGCGGCCTTGGAGACTTTATAG tTGGGTATTTGCAAGAAAATGGCCAAATATATTACAAGGACCTCAGCTGGGTGTAATATGTCGAGTTCTGTCTCTGTTGGCATGGATGGTTGTTTTATCTCCAGTTGCTGTGCTTATCATGTGGGGATGCTGGTTGATTGTAATACTTGGTCGGGATATAGTTGGTCTGGCTATAATAATGGCTGGAACTGCTCTTTTATTGGCCTTCTATTCAATCATGCTTTGGTGGAGAACACAATGGCAAAGCTCAA GGGCTGTCGCTTTGCTTCTTCTTCTGGCTGTTGCCTTGCTCTGTGCATATGAGCTTTGTGCTGTGTATGTTACAGCTGGGTTAAATGCATCTGAACGATATTCGCCTTCTGGTTTCTTTTTTGGTGTATCTGCAATTGCATTAGCTATCAACATGCTTTTTATTTGTCGAATGGTCTTTAATG GGAATGGCTTAGATGTAGATGAGTATGTCCGGAGGGCTTACAAATTTGCTTATCCTGATGGTATAGAGATGGGTCCTTTGGCTTGTTTACCAGAACTGCCTGATCCCAATGAGTTGTATCCTCGGCAATCGAGTAG GGCTTCACATCTTGGACTTCTCTATTTTGGTTCGCTTGTAGTTCTCTTTGTCTACTCCATTTTATATGGTTTGACAGCAAAGGATGCCCGCTGGCTTGGAGCAGTTACATCAGCTGCTGTTATCATTCTTG atTGGAACATGGGGGCATGCTTGTATGGATTTAAGCTTCTGCAAAATCATGTTGCAGCTCTTTTTGTTGCTGGAGCATCTCGGGTTTTCCTGATTTGCTTTGGAGTGCATTATTG GTACTTGGGACACTGTATCAGTTATGCAGTTGTTGCCTCATTCCTATTAGGTGCTGCAGTTTCTCGTCATTTGTCAGTTACAAACCCATTAGCTGCTAGGAGAGATGCCTTAAAGAGTACAGTGATTCGCCTAAGGGAGGGATTTCGCAGAAAAGAACAGAACAGTTCTTCCAGCTCTTCCGTAGGTTGTGGTTCAAGTATGAAGCGAAGTAGTAGTGCTGAAGAAGGTCACATTGGTAATATTATTGAAGCTAGTGGCCAGAGTGCAGGACAGTGTATAGGTGATGCTAGTCATTGGAATAATGGTCTTTTTTGTCGAAATGCTAGTTCTCATGAGGGTATCCATAGTGATAAGAGCATGGATAGTGGTCGGCCAAGTATAGCATTACGTAGCAGTTCTTGTCGTTCAGTCATCCAAGAGCCTGAAGCAGGTTCTTCCTTtgcagaaaaaaattatgatcaaAATAACTCCCTGGTTGTTTGCTCTAGTAGTGGTCTTGATAGCCAGGGCTGTGGGTCTAGCACATCAGCTTCAGCAAATCAACAAATGTTAGATGTAAATTTAGCCCTTGCCTTTCAGGAAAGGTTGAATGACCCAAGGATTACGTCCCTATTGAAGAGGAGGGCAAGACAAGGAGATCGAGAATTGACTAGTTTATTGCAGGATAAGGGATTGGATCCAAATTTTGCCATGATGTTGAAGGAGAAAAGCTTGGATCCTACTATATTGGCATTATTGCAGAGAAGTAGTTTGGATGCGGACAGAGATCATTGTGACAACACCGATGTCACAATCATCGACTCTAACAGTGTTGATAATGTTATGCCTAATCAAATTTCTCTATCAGAAGAGCTAAGGCTACATGGGCTTGAAAAGTGGCTTCAACTGTCTAGATTTTTTTTGCATCATGTAGCAGGCACTCCAGAGCGGGCATGGGTtctctttagttttgttttCATCCTTGAAACAATCAGTGTAGCGATTGTTCGTCCAAGGACAATTAGGATTGTAAATGCTACACACCAACAA ttTGAATTTGGCTTTGCTGTGCTGCTTTTATCTCCTGTTGTCTGTTCAATCATGGCTTTCCTCCGCTCCCTTCAAGCTGAAGATGTGGCCATGACGTCAAAACCTCGCAAG TATGGATTTATCGCCTGGCTGCTAAGTACTAGTGTTGGATTGCTGCTTTCCTTCTTAAG TAAATCATCAGTGCTTCTAGGACTTTCCTTGACTGTCCCACTCATGGTGGCTTGCCTTTCTGTTGCAATTCCAATTTGGATACATAATGGTTATCAGTTTTGGGTTTCACAAGTAGAATCTGCAACAAGTGCTGCAGGAAATGATCGACCTCCTGGGAGAAAGGAG GGTGTGGTTCTTgttgtttgtataattttatttgctgGATCTGTATTAGCTCTGGGCGCAATAGTATCTGCAAAGCCATTGGAAGATTTAAACTACAAGGGATGGACTGGTGACTCTCATGGTTCTGCCTCTCCTTATGCATCGTCTGTGTACCTTGGTTGGGTTATGGCATCAGTGATTGCTTTATTAGTCACTGGTGTACTGCCAATTGTTTCATGGTTTGCCACATATCGGTTTTCTCTATCTTCTGCTATATGTGTTGGGATATTTGCAG CTGTGCTTGTGGCATTTTTTGGTGCATCCTACTTAGAAGTTGTCAAATCTAGGGATGACCAAGTTCCAACAAAGGGTGATTTTCTTGCTTCTTTACTTCCTCTGGTGTGTATTCCAGCATTGCTATCCCTTTGCTGTGGGTTGCTCAAATg GAAAGATGATGGTTGGAGGCTTTCTCAAGGTGTATATGTATTTGTAACTATtggtcttcttcttctgcttggTGCAATATCAGCTGTTATTGTTGTAATTAAGCCTTGGACT GTTGGGGTAGCATTTCTCTTACTTCTGCTCCTGATTGCGCTAGCCATTGGTGTCATCCATCATTGGgcttcaaacaatttttatttgacCAGGACCCAGATGTTCTTTGTTTGTTTCGTTGCTTTTCTTTTGGGTTTGGCAGCATTTCTTGTTGGATGGTTTGATG ATAAGCCTTTTGTTGGTGCATCTGTTGGTTATTTTTCCTTTCTGTTTCTTCTTGCCGGAAGAGCCTTGACT GTTCTTCTTTCGCCTCCAATTGTTGTTTATTCTCCACGAGTACTGCCTGTATATGTTTATGATGCTCATGCTGATAGTGGAAAAAATGTCAG TGTGGCATTTCTTGTGCTGTATGGGGTTGCACTGGCAATTGAGGGCTGGGGTGTTGTTgctagtttaaaaatttatccacCATTTGCTGGAGCTGCTGTATCTGCAATTGCTCTTGTTGTAGCTTTTGGTTTTGCTGTCTCTCGTCCATATCTAACTCTTAAG ATGATGGAAGATGCTGTTAATTTTCTTAGCAAGGATACTGTTGTTCAAGCAATTTCTCGTTCTGCAACCAAG ACAAGAAATGCTTTGTCTGGTACTTATTCAGCTCCACAAAGGTCTGCTAGTTCAACAGCTCTGCTGGTTGGAGACCCTAGTGCTACACGTGATAAGCAAGGAAACCTAATGCTTCCTAGAGATGATGTCATGAAACTGAGAGATCGTCTGAGAAATGAGGAATTTCTTGCTGAGTCATTCTTTTGCAGAATGAGATATGGACGTTTTTGCCATGACTTGGCCAGTGATTATGATCACAGAAGAGAAATGTGTACTCATGCTAGAATTTTGGCTTTGGAAGAGGCAATTGATACTGAATGGGTATACATGTGGGATAAATTTGGGGGTTATTTACTTCTTTTGCTTGGTTTGACTGCCAAGGCCGAACAAGTACAG GATGAGGTACGGTTGAGACTCTTTCTTGATAGCATTGGGTTTTCGGACCTAAGTGCCAAGAAAATTAAGAAGTGGATGCCAGAGGATCGTAGGCAGTTTGAAATTATCCAGGAGAG TTATATAAGAGAAAAGGAGATGGAAGAGGAAATCTTAATGCAAAGACGTGAAGAGGAAGGGAGAGgtaaagaaagaaggaaagctCTCCTTGAGAGGGAAGAACGCAAATGGAAGGAGATTGAAGCTTCCCTCATTTCCTCTATTCCCAATGCTGGAAGCAGGGAGGCAGCAGCCATGGCAGCTGCAGTTCGGGCAGTAGGTGGTGATTCTGTTCTTGAGGACTCGTTTGCACGGGAGAGGGTTTCAAACATTGCACACAGGATACGCACTGCTCAGCTAGCTCGACGAGCACTGCAG ACTGGAATTACTGGTGCTGTTTGTGTTCTTGATGATGAACCAACTACAAGTGGCAGACACTGTGGACAGATTGACCAAAGCATAAGTCAAAGTAAAAGGGTTAGCTTTTCCATTGCAGTGATGATCCAACCTGAGTCTGGTCCAGTTTGTCTTCTAGGCACTGAGTCTCAGAAGAAAATTTGCTGGGAAATTCTGGTTGCTGGTGCTGAGCAAGGTATTGAGGCTGGACAAGTGGGGCTTAGATTGATTACGAAAGGTGATAGACAGACTATTGCAAAGGATTGGAGTATTAGTGCAACAAGTATTGCTGATGGAAG GTGGCATATTGTGACAATGACAATTGACGCTGATTTAGGTGAGGCAACTTGCTATTTGGATGGTGTTTATGATGGCTACCAAACTGGGCTGGCATTATCTGTGGGCAATAGCATTTGGGATTTAGGGACTGAGGTGTATGTTGGTGTTAGACCACCTACTGAAATGGATCTATTTGGGAGGTCAGATAGTGAAGGAGCTGAGTCTAAGATGCATATAATGGATGTTTTCCTATGGGGAAGGTGCTTAACCGAAGATGAGGTGGCTGCCCTTTATGCTGCTATATGCTCAGCTGAGTTCAGTATGGATGAATACCCTGAAGATAATTGGCAATGGGCTGATTCACCTCCAAGA GTTGATGAGTGGGATAGTGATCCTGCAGATGTAGACCTTTATGACAGGGATGACATAGATTGGGATGGGCAATATTCAAGTGGGAGGAAAAGAAGGGCAGATCGTGATGGTATGGTAATCCATGTGGATTCCTTTGCAAGGAAGTTCAGGAAGCCTCGGATGGAAACACAAGAAGAAATTCATCAAAGGATGCTTTCGGTTGAATTGGCTGTGAAAGAAGCCCTCATTGCCAGGGGTGAAAGACAATTTACTGATCAGGAGTTCCCTCCAAATGAGCTGTCATTATTTGTGGATCCAGAAAATCCCACTCCCAAGTTGCAG GTTGTTGCTGAGTGGATGAGGCCTTCTGAAATTGTGAAAGATAGCCGTTTAGATTGTCGTCCATGCTTGTTTTCGGGAGCTGTGAACCCCTCTGATGTTTGTCAG GGTCGATTGGGGAATTGCTGGTTTTTGAGTGCTGTTGCTGTTCTAACGGAGGTCTCACAAATATCTGAAGTGATTATTACTCCGGAGTATAATGAGGAAGGAATCTACACTGTTCGCTTTTGTATTCAGGTATTGAGCTCATAA